The following proteins are co-located in the Ensifer sp. WSM1721 genome:
- a CDS encoding ABC transporter ATP-binding protein, with translation MTDTLLSVRDLSVAFHQGGETSMAVDRISFDIKRGETVALVGESGSGKSVSANSILKLLPYPSASHPSGEIVFNGKDLLKASDAELRHARGNDITMIFQEPMTSLNPLHTIEQQIGEILELHQDVKGPATRAKTLELLNQVGIREAEKRLGAYPHQLSGGQRQRVMIAMALANRPELLIADEPTTALDVTVQAQILELLKSLKDQHGMSMLFITHDLGIVRKIADRVCVMTKGKIVEAGPTAEIFANPQHAYTRHLLAAEPKGEPPASDASKPIVIEAKEMKVWFPIKAGLLRRVVDHVKAVDGVDLTLRAGQTLGVVGESGSGKTTLGLALTRLISSQGRIAFVGKDIDAYSFREMRPLRNRMQIVFQDPYGSLSPRMSVADIVGEGLKIHEKALSDEERDARVAAALQEVGLDPATRWRYPHEFSGGQRQRIAIARAMVLKPQFVMLDEPTSALDMSVQAQVVDLLRDLQRKHNLAYLFISHDLKVVRALANEVIVMRTGKVVEQGPAERIFTAPSEDYTKALMAAAFNLEAVNLAAVRQ, from the coding sequence ATGACAGACACCCTCCTCTCCGTGCGCGATCTCTCCGTCGCCTTTCACCAGGGCGGCGAAACGTCGATGGCCGTCGACCGCATTTCCTTCGACATCAAGCGCGGTGAGACCGTCGCGCTCGTAGGCGAGTCCGGCTCCGGCAAATCGGTCTCGGCGAACTCGATCCTGAAGCTCTTGCCCTATCCCTCGGCGAGCCACCCGAGCGGGGAAATCGTCTTCAACGGCAAGGACCTGCTGAAGGCGAGCGATGCGGAGCTCAGGCACGCGCGCGGCAACGACATCACGATGATCTTCCAGGAGCCAATGACATCTCTCAATCCGCTGCACACGATCGAGCAGCAGATTGGTGAGATCCTCGAACTTCATCAGGACGTGAAGGGTCCCGCCACCCGCGCGAAAACGTTGGAACTGCTCAACCAGGTCGGCATCCGCGAAGCGGAAAAACGTCTAGGCGCCTATCCGCACCAGCTTTCCGGCGGCCAGCGCCAGCGCGTGATGATCGCCATGGCGCTCGCCAATCGGCCGGAGCTCTTGATCGCCGACGAGCCGACGACCGCGCTCGATGTGACCGTTCAGGCGCAGATTCTCGAGCTCCTGAAATCGCTCAAGGATCAGCACGGCATGTCCATGCTGTTCATCACTCATGACCTCGGCATCGTCCGCAAGATTGCCGACCGCGTCTGCGTCATGACCAAGGGCAAGATCGTCGAGGCCGGCCCGACCGCCGAGATCTTCGCCAATCCACAGCACGCCTATACCCGCCATCTGCTCGCCGCTGAACCCAAGGGCGAACCGCCGGCTTCCGACGCCTCGAAACCGATCGTCATCGAAGCGAAGGAGATGAAGGTCTGGTTCCCGATCAAAGCCGGCCTCCTGCGCCGCGTCGTCGACCATGTGAAGGCAGTCGATGGCGTCGATCTGACGCTTCGCGCCGGCCAGACCCTCGGCGTCGTCGGCGAATCGGGCTCCGGCAAGACGACGCTTGGTCTCGCGTTGACGCGGCTCATCTCATCGCAGGGCCGAATCGCTTTCGTCGGCAAGGATATCGACGCCTACAGCTTCCGCGAGATGCGGCCGCTCCGAAACCGGATGCAGATCGTCTTCCAGGATCCTTACGGGTCGCTCAGTCCGCGCATGTCCGTCGCCGATATCGTCGGCGAGGGGCTGAAGATTCACGAAAAGGCGCTCTCGGATGAAGAGCGCGACGCCCGTGTCGCCGCAGCTCTTCAAGAGGTCGGGCTCGATCCCGCCACCCGCTGGCGCTACCCGCACGAATTCTCCGGCGGTCAGCGCCAGCGCATCGCGATCGCCCGGGCGATGGTGTTGAAGCCGCAATTCGTCATGCTGGACGAGCCGACCTCGGCGCTCGACATGAGCGTGCAGGCGCAGGTGGTCGACCTTCTGCGTGACCTGCAGCGCAAGCACAATCTCGCTTATCTCTTCATCAGCCACGACTTGAAGGTCGTGCGGGCGCTCGCCAACGAGGTGATCGTCATGCGGACGGGGAAAGTGGTCGAGCAGGGTCCGGCCGAGCGTATCTTTACCGCGCCTAGCGAAGATTATACCAAAGCGCTGATGGCCGCCGCCTTCAACCTCGAAGCCGTCAACCTCGCCGCCGTTCGTCAGTAG
- a CDS encoding glyoxylate/hydroxypyruvate reductase A, whose translation MPVKSPVIVDLKFIPEEVEAALLGAFPDREVINLADSAHEGRDLLGINYAVVWKSAPDLFSRAPDLKVVFSGGAGVDHVLTLPGLPDVPLVRFVDRTLTTRMSEWIVMQCLLHLRQHRAYEALARKHEWRDLIQPEAADVTIGIMGMGVLGQDAARKLAMMGFKVIGWSRTKRAVEGIETYDAAGLNAFLGRTDFLVGLLPLTPDTRGIFNAGLFKKLSRNGPFGAPVFINAGRGGSQVEADILECLDSGVLGGASLDVFEREPLSPESRFWDMPNVYVTPHVAASSDVRALFAHVEHQIARFESGLPLEHVVDKVAGY comes from the coding sequence ATGCCCGTAAAGAGCCCCGTGATCGTCGACCTGAAATTCATCCCGGAGGAGGTCGAAGCGGCGCTCCTCGGCGCCTTTCCCGATCGCGAGGTGATCAATCTTGCCGATTCCGCCCATGAAGGGCGCGATCTTTTGGGCATCAACTACGCAGTCGTGTGGAAATCTGCGCCCGACCTCTTCTCCCGTGCACCGGACCTCAAAGTCGTCTTTTCCGGCGGTGCCGGCGTAGACCACGTGCTGACGCTGCCGGGCCTTCCCGACGTGCCGCTCGTTCGCTTCGTCGACCGGACGCTGACGACGCGCATGAGCGAATGGATCGTGATGCAGTGCCTCCTGCATCTTCGTCAGCATCGCGCCTATGAGGCGCTGGCGAGGAAGCACGAATGGCGCGACCTCATCCAGCCGGAGGCCGCCGATGTGACCATCGGCATCATGGGCATGGGCGTGCTCGGCCAGGATGCCGCGCGCAAGCTCGCAATGATGGGCTTCAAGGTGATCGGCTGGTCGCGCACGAAGCGCGCCGTCGAGGGAATCGAGACCTATGACGCTGCCGGATTGAACGCCTTTCTAGGGAGGACGGACTTCCTCGTGGGCCTCCTGCCGCTGACGCCTGACACCAGAGGCATCTTCAACGCCGGCCTCTTCAAGAAGCTCAGCCGCAACGGGCCGTTCGGCGCTCCCGTCTTCATCAATGCCGGCCGAGGCGGCAGCCAGGTAGAGGCCGACATCCTCGAGTGCCTCGATTCGGGCGTTCTTGGAGGCGCCTCACTCGATGTCTTCGAAAGGGAGCCGCTTTCGCCGGAAAGCCGCTTCTGGGACATGCCGAATGTCTACGTGACACCGCACGTCGCTGCTTCGTCCGACGTCAGGGCCCTCTTTGCGCATGTCGAGCATCAGATCGCGCGTTTCGAAAGCGGCCTGCCGCTGGAGCATGTGGTGGACAAGGTAGCCGGCTACTGA